A stretch of Flexivirga aerilata DNA encodes these proteins:
- a CDS encoding flavin reductase, producing MHFYRPSEGHRLPHDPFNAIVAPRPIGWIGTLDAQGRRNLAPYSFFNALHYRPPLVGFSSNGWKGTVQNCEATREFTWNLVTRELAPVMNATSTTHDVDEFEEAGIEAAPSSEISAPRVAASPVNFECKVTQIVPLKSAEGQDVGSWFVVGEVVGIHIDERLLDDGIFDTLAADPLLRAGGPTTYYGITGDTRLDLRRPE from the coding sequence GTGCATTTCTACCGCCCGAGCGAAGGCCACCGACTCCCCCACGACCCGTTCAACGCGATCGTCGCGCCGCGGCCGATCGGCTGGATCGGCACGCTGGACGCGCAGGGCCGGCGCAACCTGGCGCCATACTCCTTCTTCAACGCGCTGCACTACCGGCCGCCGCTCGTCGGGTTCTCCAGCAACGGCTGGAAGGGCACCGTCCAAAACTGTGAGGCGACAAGGGAATTCACCTGGAACCTCGTCACGCGCGAGCTCGCCCCGGTGATGAACGCGACCTCGACCACGCACGACGTCGACGAGTTCGAGGAGGCCGGCATCGAGGCGGCGCCGTCGAGCGAGATCAGCGCTCCGCGGGTGGCCGCGTCACCGGTCAACTTCGAGTGCAAGGTCACCCAGATCGTGCCGCTGAAGTCGGCGGAGGGGCAGGACGTCGGCAGCTGGTTCGTGGTCGGCGAGGTCGTCGGCATCCACATCGACGAGCGCCTGCTCGACGACGGCATCTTCGACACCCTCGCCGCGGACCCGCTGCTGCGCGCCGGCGGCCCGACCACCTACTACGGCATCACCGGTGACACCCGGCTGGACCTGCGCCGCCCCGAATGA
- the map gene encoding type I methionyl aminopeptidase, producing MIELKTPAEVEAMKPAGRFVASVLTALREAADVGVNLLDLDALAHRMIKDAGGESCYIDYHPSFGASPFGKVLCTSVNDAVLHGLPHDYTLRDGDLLSVDFAASIDGWVSDSALSVIVGTPDPEDQRVIDTTERALAAAIEVARPGNKIGDISATIAQVAHGEGYRVNTQFGGHGVGRTMHGDPHVANDGRAGRGLKLQPGLVIAIEPWFMRGTDEIYTDKDGWTLRSADGSRGAHSEHTIAITEGDPIVFTDRAAV from the coding sequence GTGATCGAACTCAAGACCCCCGCCGAAGTCGAGGCGATGAAACCGGCCGGACGCTTCGTCGCGTCGGTGCTGACCGCCCTGCGCGAGGCGGCCGACGTCGGCGTCAACCTGCTCGACCTGGACGCTCTCGCGCACCGGATGATCAAGGATGCCGGCGGCGAGTCCTGCTACATCGACTATCACCCGAGCTTCGGCGCGAGCCCCTTCGGCAAGGTGCTCTGCACCAGCGTCAACGACGCGGTGCTGCACGGCCTGCCGCACGACTACACGTTGCGCGACGGCGACCTGCTGTCGGTGGATTTCGCTGCCAGCATTGACGGTTGGGTCTCCGACTCGGCGTTGTCGGTGATCGTGGGCACGCCGGACCCGGAGGACCAGCGGGTCATCGACACCACCGAGCGCGCGCTCGCGGCGGCGATCGAGGTGGCCCGCCCGGGCAACAAGATCGGAGACATCTCGGCGACGATCGCGCAGGTCGCGCACGGCGAGGGCTACCGGGTCAACACGCAGTTCGGCGGGCACGGCGTCGGCCGCACCATGCACGGCGACCCGCACGTGGCCAACGACGGGCGCGCCGGGCGCGGGCTGAAGCTGCAGCCGGGCCTGGTGATCGCGATCGAGCCGTGGTTCATGCGCGGCACCGACGAGATCTACACCGACAAGGACGGCTGGACGCTGCGCTCGGCCGACGGGTCGCGCGGCGCGCACTCCGAGCACACCATTGCGATCACCGAGGGCGACCCGATCGTCTTCACCGATCGCGCAGCCGTATGA
- a CDS encoding GNAT family N-acetyltransferase has translation MTQDLPGQPGLRVAEATREQVPAIVELLTDDPIGSTRESSDLAAYENAFAAVDADPAHELLVLLDEHDAVVGTLQLSFLPGLARGGALRAHIEAVRVARSLRGRGAGRAFFGYAMGRARDRGAALVELTSDLRRPDAIRFYESLGFTHSHAGMKLPLTTS, from the coding sequence ATGACGCAGGACCTCCCCGGGCAGCCGGGGTTGCGCGTCGCCGAGGCGACCCGCGAGCAGGTGCCGGCCATCGTCGAGCTCCTTACGGACGACCCGATCGGCAGCACGCGCGAGTCGAGTGACCTCGCGGCATACGAAAACGCCTTTGCCGCAGTCGATGCCGACCCGGCTCACGAGTTGCTGGTGCTGCTGGACGAGCACGACGCCGTGGTCGGCACGCTGCAGCTGAGTTTCCTGCCGGGGCTGGCCCGCGGCGGCGCGCTCCGCGCACACATCGAGGCGGTGCGGGTCGCGAGATCGTTGCGCGGACGCGGCGCCGGGCGGGCCTTCTTCGGCTACGCCATGGGGCGGGCGCGCGACCGCGGCGCCGCGCTGGTCGAGCTGACCAGCGATCTGCGCCGCCCCGACGCCATCCGGTTCTACGAGTCGCTCGGCTTCACCCACAGCCATGCCGGAATGAAGCTGCCCTTGACCACATCCTGA
- a CDS encoding M1 family aminopeptidase, with translation MSPHTCTRRTLLTGVGATAVGTLIWPQSAHAAVAGYDPYYPEYGDTRYAVAHYDVKLGYSSASGAMWGRTIMSGTVRSTTSSLEIDYALNVTAVTVNGRRASFARGTGNAVRSLRKYVVSGFGTVTAGQALTIVVEHTGYPAKVYAAHPRTPGYLGNTGVMTTPDGGITFVGEPTVGVYWHACNDRLTNKATYSISVASQSVNTVLLSGPSTSSVANATVTAKSVVSQPVTTYAPGITIGRYTVRKGTVSIGGRSLPYTYAVAAGASTTVRDRAFRLLAEVTPKALGNYASWFGAYPFDAVGGRVVDGSTAALAQETLGAPTFTLDYFRDKPDTSIRRLISHENAHMWFGNSATASRWSEVGFIHEGIATLMEWDYVSITSTMLARYGATTWSGRSIVNPGPGYEVGNAGIQSYTRAPAVMGRLRQQLGTTAFNAFLRGLATGHRYGNVSLGQFKAEAERAAGRSLATFWSTYLR, from the coding sequence ATGTCGCCGCACACCTGCACACGTCGCACGCTCCTGACCGGGGTGGGGGCCACCGCCGTCGGCACCCTGATCTGGCCGCAATCGGCGCACGCCGCGGTTGCCGGCTACGACCCGTACTACCCCGAATACGGGGACACGCGATATGCGGTCGCCCACTACGACGTCAAGCTGGGCTACAGCTCGGCGTCGGGTGCGATGTGGGGCCGCACGATCATGTCGGGCACGGTGCGCTCCACGACGAGCTCCCTCGAGATCGACTACGCACTGAACGTGACGGCGGTGACCGTCAACGGCCGGAGGGCGTCGTTCGCCCGCGGCACCGGCAACGCCGTGCGCAGCCTGCGCAAGTACGTCGTCTCCGGCTTCGGCACGGTGACCGCCGGGCAGGCCCTCACGATCGTCGTCGAACACACCGGCTATCCGGCCAAGGTCTACGCCGCCCACCCGCGCACCCCCGGCTACCTCGGCAACACCGGCGTGATGACGACGCCGGACGGCGGCATCACCTTCGTCGGCGAGCCGACGGTCGGGGTCTACTGGCACGCCTGCAACGACCGGCTCACCAACAAGGCGACCTACTCGATCAGCGTCGCGAGCCAATCGGTCAACACCGTGCTGCTCAGCGGGCCGTCGACGAGCTCGGTCGCGAACGCCACGGTCACCGCGAAAAGTGTTGTGTCGCAGCCGGTTACGACATACGCGCCGGGCATCACGATCGGGCGCTACACGGTGCGGAAGGGCACGGTGAGCATCGGGGGACGGTCCCTGCCTTACACGTATGCCGTGGCCGCCGGTGCGAGCACCACCGTCCGGGACCGCGCGTTCCGGCTGCTCGCCGAGGTCACCCCGAAGGCGCTCGGCAACTACGCCTCGTGGTTCGGCGCCTACCCGTTCGACGCCGTCGGCGGGCGGGTCGTCGACGGCAGCACGGCAGCCCTCGCGCAGGAGACGCTCGGCGCGCCGACCTTCACCCTCGACTACTTCCGGGACAAGCCCGACACCTCGATCCGCCGCCTGATCAGCCACGAGAACGCGCACATGTGGTTCGGCAACAGTGCCACCGCGTCGCGCTGGTCGGAGGTCGGCTTCATCCACGAGGGCATCGCCACGCTCATGGAGTGGGACTACGTCAGCATCACCTCCACCATGCTCGCGCGGTATGGCGCCACCACCTGGTCGGGCCGGTCGATCGTCAACCCGGGGCCGGGATACGAGGTCGGCAACGCCGGCATCCAGTCCTACACGCGGGCACCGGCCGTGATGGGCCGGCTGCGGCAGCAACTCGGGACGACGGCGTTCAACGCCTTCCTCCGAGGGCTCGCGACCGGCCACCGCTACGGCAATGTCAGCCTCGGCCAGTTCAAGGCCGAGGCCGAACGCGCCGCAGGCCGCAGCCTCGCCACCTTCTGGTCGACCTACCTCAGGTAA